The genomic region GACGTCCAGTACGGAAAGACCGGCAGCGAACACTTTAATCCGGGCCGCGCAGGCATGGGCGGCTCCTCCAAGCCCGACCTGAAGGCCGAGTTCTCCGACAAGAGCCACGTGCGTGGCACGTGCTCGATGGCCCGCAGCCAGATGCCGAACTCGGCAAACTCCCAGTTCTTCATCTGCTTCACCGATGCTCCGTGGCTCAACAAGCAGTACTCGATCTGGGGCCAGGTGATCGAAGGCATGGAGAATGTCGACAAGATCAAGCGCGGCGAACCGGTGCGTGATCCCGACACTATCGTGTCGATGCGGGTTGCCGCAGACGCCTGATTTGCGCTAATGCACAGACCCGCCCCGGTCGCGTCAAAAGACGCCGGGGCGGGTTTGCTTTTATATGAACCATCGATGCGCGTAGACCTGTTCGACTTCGACCTGCCGGAAACTTCCATTGCGCTGCGGCCCGCAAACCCGCGCGACAGCGCCCGCATGCTTGTCGTGCGGCCAGAGAGCGAGCCTGTCCTCAGCGATCATGGCGTTCTCGACCTGCCGTCCTTCCTGCGGCCCGGGGACGCACTGGTTTTCAACGACACCAAGGTGATACCGGCGCAGCTAGAAGGCCTTCGCAGGCGCAGCGAAGAGATCGTCACCCAGGTCTCGCTGACGCTGCATATGCGGGTCGCACCCGACCGCTGGAAGGCTTTCGCGCGACCGGCGCGCCGGCTGAAACCCGGTGACCGCATCTCGTTCGGCCACGGCGGAAACAGCTGCCTGCTCGGCACGCTCGACGCCACGGTCGAGGAGAAGGCCGACGCCGGCGAGGTTACGCTGCGCTTCGACCTTTCCGGACCGGCACTCGACGAAGCGATCATGGCCGTGGGCCATATCCCGCTGCCCCCCTATATCGCATCCAAACGTCCGGACGACGCACGGGACCGAACCGACTATCAGACCGTCTATGCGCGGGAAGAGGGGGCAGTCGCGGCACCCACCGCGGGACTGCATTTCACCGAACGCCTTTTCGCAAGACTCGACGAGGTCGGTGTCGAGCGGCATTTCGTCACCCTGCACGTGGGTGCGGGGACCTTTCTGCCGGTCAAGACGGATGACACCGACGATCACGTGATGCACGAGGAAATCGGCCACGTGAGCGCGGCGACAGCCAACAGCCTGAATGCGGTACGCGCGAGGGGCGGGCGCATCGTCTGCGTCGGCACGACGTCGCTTCGACTGATCGAAAGCGCGGCAACGAAAGAAGGCGAAATCCGGCCCTGGTCGGGCGCGACCGGCATCTTCATCACACCGGGTTATCGTTTCCGTGCGGTGGATATGCTGATGACCAATTTCCATCTGCCGAAATCGACGCTTTTCATGCTCGTTTCGGCCTTCGCCGGGCTCGACACGATGCGTGCCGCCTACGCGCACGCGATCGCCGCCGGCTATCGCTTCTATTCCTATGGCGATTCAAGCCTGCTTTTTCGGAAAGACTAGATGACCGAGACGTTCCAATTCAAGCTGCTTGCAACCGACGGCAAGGCGCGCCGCGGCGAGGTTTCGATGCCGCGCGGCACGATCCGCACGCCTGCATTCATGCCTGTCGGGACCGTCGGCACGGTCAAGGCCATGTATCTCGACCAGGTACGCGAACTCGGTGCCGACATCATCCTCGGCAACACCTACCATTTGATGCTGCGTCCCGGCGCCGAACGTGTTGCCCGGCTCGGCGGACTGCACAAGTTCATTCGCTGGGAACGGCCGATCCTGACGGACAGCGGCGGCTTCCAGGTGATGTCGCTTTCCAGCCTGCGCAAGCTCAACGAGCAGGGCGTGACCTTCAAGAGCCATGTGGACGGCGCGCTCTATCACATGTCGCCGGAACGCTCGATCGAGATCCAGGGGCTGCTCGACAGCGATATACAGATGCAGCTCGACGAGTGCGTGGCGCTGCCTGCCGAACCCATCGAAATCGAGCGGGCGATGGAAATGTCGCTGCGCTGGGCGGAACGCTGCAAGGTGGCGTTCGGCGACCAGCCGGGCAAGGCGATGTTCGGCATCGTGCAGGGCGGGGACATTCCGAAACTGCGCGAGCGCTCGGCTCTTGCGCTAAGAGATCTTGATCTCAAAGGCTACGCGATCGGCGGCCTGGCCGTGGGCGAACCACAGGAGGTCATGCTCGACATGCTCGACGTCACATGCCCGGCGCTGCCTGCCGACAAGCCGCGCTACCTGATGGGCGTCGGCACGCCAGACGATATCCTGAAATCCGTCGCGCATGGCATCGACATGTTCGACTGCGTTATGCCGACCCGTTCCGGCCGCCATGGCCTGGCCTTCACCCGCTACGGCCGCATCAATCTTCGAAACGCACGCCACGCCGAAGATACGCGCCCGCTCGACGAGCAATCGTCCTGTCCGGCAACACGCGACTACTCGCGCGCCTACCTGCATCATCTGATCCGCTCGAATGAATCGCTCGGGGGCATGCTGCTCAGCTGGAACAACCTGGCCTATTATCAGGAGCTGATGGCGGGCATCCGCCAAGCGATCGAGGAGGGGCGTTACGCCGATTTCATGGCGGAGACCCAGGAAAACTGGAAGCGCGGTGACTTGCCGCCCGTCTGACCTCCCTTCAGCCTGTCAGAGTTGAGGGCCGGACGCGGTCTGCAGCATCATCACTCCATTGATCTTGTAGGTGCCATCCGGCTGGTGAACGAGATCGTAGATCGCCGTCCAGTCCTTGCCGTCCGATCCCGAAATCAGGACTTCCTGGAACACCTCTTCGCCGACTACCTTCGAGCGGCCGAAGGCGAAGTTGCCGGGGCGGTAGAGGTGCTGATAGCTGCGCTTGACCATGTCGAAAAAGATGATCTTGTCCGGAAATTTTGTCCTGATAGCCGGCGAGGCGAAGGAATAGGCTGTATCCGCATCGTCTTCCAGGAAAGCCTTGATTTGAGCGCGGATGATGGATTGCACCGTCTCGACAGGTTCATCAGCGAGGGCGGAGCCCGGTCCAATCAAAAGCGTGAGACAAAGTGCAAGAAGAACGATCCTGACCATCACAGGCCTCCATCCGCTTCTTTGTCACCAAGGAGAGGCTTCATGCTAACGTCGGTAAGCGGCTTGCGACCACTAGACTCCAACATCATTATTTTCTGTTTTACTCATATACGTATTATTTCAATACAGTACACAATAATTCTAAGCTAAGCCTGCGGCCATCATAACTTTGTGATGCCGCGATTGCGAACGACTTTCGATCGGTGCAGCGCAGATCCCAGGCGCTCATGTCCGCCAACTTACGTCGAATCGGCACGGTTCGTGGCGTTTTCAAGGATGTCTTACGTTGGTAGACCAGCATCTAAAAAGGGCGAGCCGGCAAGAACTCTGGCGAACGAAAACACGAACCGTCGGCTTAAGGAGATCTGCGCCGTGTCGGGCCGCGAGAGGCTGCGGCAAACGTCGCTGATCGTCAACGACAGCGCACAGCAGCAGCCGGATCAGCTTCGAGCGGATCGGGATACGACGCCGACCGCGACAGATCGCGTACGATGGCGGTCGAGCTTTCGCACGATCTCACCTACGGGAGCAACGGGAGAGCTTGCGCTCCACGAGCTGACGAAGTTGTCGACGAACGGGATGGGGTGGGCTGCGACCAACAGCGCGACATGCAAGGCGAGGCAATCATTTTTATTGCCATGCCGCACTTGGAAATCGAATGTACCCCCGCAGATATGATGTGGCGGCCAGGTTGAAATGTCCGCTCCGGCGCAAAGTAGAAATGTCACTTTGGGCGCGTCTTCAGCCATTTAGAAATGCGACACTCGGCATGTCCCACTTGCGCTGAGGCAAGCCCCCGACCGGACCGGCTGGGCCGGGTTGCAAGGGAAGGGAGGGGGCGGGTGAGGGACACCCATCGGCTTTAGCTTTGAGGGTTTCAATCTTCGCGCTCCTGAGGAATGATCTGAATCGGATCGACACTCCGGTTGGTTCTGCCAGGATCACCTAATGCTTCCACAAATTGAGCTGTCTGCCGACGTCGATGTAGTGGCCCTGTCGCCGCTGCTTCGCGGCATGGCCATGACTGTTTCCTACGCCGATAGCCAAGGAGGTATCGGTCTGACCGCGTCGGGGGCGATGAACCGCAAGTTCGTCCACTGGGCCGCTGTTCACTTCGATTGGCCGGGCTATACGTCGGAGGATTTATACAGCGTCAACAAGGTTCTCAATGAAGCCGATATGCCGCCGCTTTTGGTCGTCCGTGACATGCTCAAGCATTTACGGCTTCTGCGGCGGCGAAAGGGCGTACTGGTGCCAACCCAACGCGGCCAGGACTTTCTGGCGAGACCGCAGGCCTTCTTCGATCTGATCGCCACGGATTATCTTTATGCTTATATCCACTACGGGCAGACGCAGGAGGCCGTCCGCAATCGGATGCGTTGGTGGCACGTCTTTCTCAATCTTATCAATATGAAAGCAAATACGGGTTGTTCGCTGAACGACCTGGTGAACGAGCTATACCCGAGCGAGTCGTATCCGGAGCCAGTAGAAATGACTGTCGAAGCCTGGGAGGAAAGGTCGGCGTTCCGCTACGACGTTATTCGCCCGCTGTGCTGGCTGGGATTGCTGCACGAAGAGCGCGAGGGACTGACCATTTGGCAGGACGGAACCTACCACAAGACACCCTTGTGGACTGCCTGTTTAAAGCTGGACGCCAACATGCAATCCGAGTTTATTCTCCATTGAACTGTGCCGGGTAGGGTTGCCCTTGCTCAACCGCACTTTGCTGGGAAAGCGCCTGTCGACGCCGAGCAATGACCGCTGGATCGTTCATGAAATCCGTCCGCTTGCCCGGCTTTCGACCCCGCGGCGTGTAGCGATTCTTCTGGTTGTTGGTC from Sinorhizobium garamanticum harbors:
- a CDS encoding peptidylprolyl isomerase, encoding MAEIKDPENTIIMETTKGRVVIELLPDVAPGHVDRIKELTREGAYDGVVFHRVIEDFMAQTGDVQYGKTGSEHFNPGRAGMGGSSKPDLKAEFSDKSHVRGTCSMARSQMPNSANSQFFICFTDAPWLNKQYSIWGQVIEGMENVDKIKRGEPVRDPDTIVSMRVAADA
- the queA gene encoding tRNA preQ1(34) S-adenosylmethionine ribosyltransferase-isomerase QueA, which produces MRVDLFDFDLPETSIALRPANPRDSARMLVVRPESEPVLSDHGVLDLPSFLRPGDALVFNDTKVIPAQLEGLRRRSEEIVTQVSLTLHMRVAPDRWKAFARPARRLKPGDRISFGHGGNSCLLGTLDATVEEKADAGEVTLRFDLSGPALDEAIMAVGHIPLPPYIASKRPDDARDRTDYQTVYAREEGAVAAPTAGLHFTERLFARLDEVGVERHFVTLHVGAGTFLPVKTDDTDDHVMHEEIGHVSAATANSLNAVRARGGRIVCVGTTSLRLIESAATKEGEIRPWSGATGIFITPGYRFRAVDMLMTNFHLPKSTLFMLVSAFAGLDTMRAAYAHAIAAGYRFYSYGDSSLLFRKD
- the tgt gene encoding tRNA guanosine(34) transglycosylase Tgt, translating into MTETFQFKLLATDGKARRGEVSMPRGTIRTPAFMPVGTVGTVKAMYLDQVRELGADIILGNTYHLMLRPGAERVARLGGLHKFIRWERPILTDSGGFQVMSLSSLRKLNEQGVTFKSHVDGALYHMSPERSIEIQGLLDSDIQMQLDECVALPAEPIEIERAMEMSLRWAERCKVAFGDQPGKAMFGIVQGGDIPKLRERSALALRDLDLKGYAIGGLAVGEPQEVMLDMLDVTCPALPADKPRYLMGVGTPDDILKSVAHGIDMFDCVMPTRSGRHGLAFTRYGRINLRNARHAEDTRPLDEQSSCPATRDYSRAYLHHLIRSNESLGGMLLSWNNLAYYQELMAGIRQAIEEGRYADFMAETQENWKRGDLPPV
- a CDS encoding DUF4864 domain-containing protein, with translation MVRIVLLALCLTLLIGPGSALADEPVETVQSIIRAQIKAFLEDDADTAYSFASPAIRTKFPDKIIFFDMVKRSYQHLYRPGNFAFGRSKVVGEEVFQEVLISGSDGKDWTAIYDLVHQPDGTYKINGVMMLQTASGPQL